A part of Paenibacillus sp. 481 genomic DNA contains:
- a CDS encoding NADPH-dependent FMN reductase: MSKKIGLICGSLRANSYNRIVGEAVAALDVPAEFHWIDIGNLPLFNEDLEGDNLPKSVAVFNNAVRQSDGILIVSPEYNSGMSGALKNALDWASRPPRSSVIHRKPVGLIGATPGGLGTAFSQRQIRQTLDAVQALVLPFQKVLISQVHEKIDAEQRVLTDEKTKQYVQRYVLQLINWIDNVPVLD, from the coding sequence ATGAGTAAAAAGATCGGGCTTATTTGCGGGAGTTTACGAGCCAATTCTTACAATCGTATCGTTGGAGAAGCAGTAGCTGCGTTGGATGTGCCCGCTGAATTTCACTGGATTGACATCGGAAATCTTCCGTTGTTTAACGAAGATCTAGAAGGTGACAATCTTCCAAAGTCTGTAGCTGTGTTTAATAACGCTGTGCGGCAATCAGACGGTATTCTAATTGTAAGCCCCGAGTATAACTCGGGGATGTCGGGTGCTCTTAAAAATGCACTTGATTGGGCGTCGAGGCCTCCCCGATCATCTGTGATTCATCGTAAGCCAGTTGGCCTAATTGGTGCAACTCCGGGCGGGCTAGGTACTGCTTTTTCACAAAGGCAAATTAGGCAGACGCTAGATGCGGTTCAAGCACTCGTTCTGCCTTTTCAAAAGGTACTTATATCTCAAGTTCATGAGAAGATAGATGCCGAGCAAAGAGTGTTAACGGATGAAAAGACGAAGCAATATGTTCAACGGTATGTATTACAGCTTATAAACTGGATCGATAACGTGCCTGTACTTGACTAA
- a CDS encoding ABC-F family ATP-binding cassette domain-containing protein, producing the protein MLLQVNGMSKNYGITPVLTNITLQIQERERIGLVGVNGAGKSTLLQLIAGEMTADSGVIYKSKETRIAYLAQNSGLQSNNSIWSEMMLVFEHLLEAEQELRDLERQISDPALADDAQRYEDTLHRYAVRSEWFRQQGGYEMETRVRSILHGMGFSHMDPDTPIDTLSGGQKTRLALARILLQQPDLLLLDEPTNHLDIHTLTWLEQYLRSYPGAVLVVSHDRYFLDAMVTTIIEIERHQAKRYPGNYTKYMELKAAQYEQQLKLYEKQQDEIARMEDFIQRNLVRASTTKRAQSRRKALDKIDRLDRPMGDLKKAHFSFEITRQSGKDVLRLQDASVGYDAKKPLFSQARIDLNRGEMVALIGPNGIGKSTLLKALIGDHPFLHGSAQWGTNVSIGFYDQEQTSLNPANTVLEEVWSSYAHLEEVRIRSVLGSFLFSGEDVKKKVGTLSGGEKARVALAKLMLLQANVLILDEPTNHLDLFSKEVLESALIDYDGTVLFISHDRYFLNKMAERVIELGVDGTRHFLGNYDDYMTKIQEIAEDEAIEAASMSPHTYKPALVNHTQAADALEDEAAKRGAAAYEADKQAKREERNRQRKLEQLEQRIAELEQQLSDWEHKLTDPEVYQDYVRAQEVQQHIDACKANLNDVYTEWEQLME; encoded by the coding sequence ATGCTGCTTCAAGTGAACGGCATGAGCAAAAATTACGGGATCACCCCCGTATTAACGAATATTACTTTGCAAATTCAAGAACGTGAACGTATTGGCCTCGTTGGTGTTAACGGTGCGGGCAAATCTACACTGCTGCAATTGATTGCAGGAGAAATGACTGCTGACAGCGGCGTCATCTATAAATCGAAAGAAACGCGCATCGCATATCTTGCGCAAAATAGCGGCTTACAATCCAACAATTCCATTTGGAGTGAAATGATGCTCGTATTTGAGCATTTATTAGAAGCTGAACAGGAACTACGCGATCTAGAGCGACAAATATCTGATCCTGCACTCGCAGACGACGCTCAGCGCTATGAGGATACGCTCCATCGTTACGCTGTGCGCTCAGAGTGGTTTCGTCAACAGGGCGGTTACGAAATGGAGACGCGCGTGCGTAGCATTTTGCACGGGATGGGCTTCAGCCATATGGACCCGGACACACCTATCGACACGTTAAGCGGTGGTCAAAAGACACGCTTGGCGCTGGCTCGCATTTTGTTGCAGCAGCCTGATTTGCTGCTGCTCGATGAGCCAACGAACCACCTGGACATTCATACGCTCACTTGGCTTGAACAATATTTACGTTCATACCCGGGCGCTGTCCTCGTCGTATCCCATGACCGTTACTTCTTGGACGCGATGGTTACGACCATTATAGAAATTGAACGTCATCAAGCTAAACGTTATCCAGGCAATTATACAAAGTATATGGAGCTGAAAGCTGCACAGTATGAGCAGCAGCTGAAGCTATATGAAAAACAGCAAGATGAAATTGCACGGATGGAAGACTTTATCCAGCGGAATCTTGTGCGCGCATCGACGACGAAGCGAGCGCAGAGCCGTCGTAAAGCATTGGACAAGATCGATCGGTTGGATAGACCGATGGGCGACTTGAAAAAAGCACATTTTAGCTTTGAAATTACGCGTCAGAGCGGTAAAGATGTGCTGCGTCTACAAGATGCTTCCGTAGGCTATGATGCTAAAAAACCGCTATTCTCTCAAGCACGAATCGATTTAAATCGCGGTGAAATGGTCGCCTTGATCGGACCAAACGGTATCGGTAAGTCTACGCTCTTAAAGGCACTTATTGGTGACCACCCCTTCCTGCACGGCAGTGCACAATGGGGAACCAACGTTTCGATTGGGTTTTATGATCAAGAGCAAACATCGCTTAACCCTGCGAACACCGTGTTGGAAGAAGTGTGGAGCTCGTATGCTCATTTGGAAGAAGTCCGCATTCGCAGTGTCCTTGGCAGCTTTTTATTTAGCGGTGAAGATGTGAAGAAAAAAGTCGGCACGTTAAGTGGCGGCGAAAAGGCGCGTGTCGCGTTAGCGAAGCTGATGTTGCTGCAAGCAAATGTACTCATCTTAGACGAGCCCACTAACCACTTGGATTTGTTCAGCAAAGAAGTACTTGAATCGGCGTTAATCGATTACGATGGCACCGTGCTATTTATTTCTCACGACCGTTATTTCTTAAATAAAATGGCGGAACGAGTCATTGAATTAGGTGTTGACGGCACGCGTCATTTCCTAGGAAATTATGACGACTATATGACTAAAATACAAGAGATTGCAGAAGACGAAGCGATTGAAGCTGCTAGTATGTCTCCTCACACGTATAAGCCAGCGTTGGTAAATCACACCCAAGCTGCTGATGCGCTGGAAGACGAAGCTGCCAAAAGAGGCGCTGCTGCTTATGAAGCGGATAAGCAAGCTAAGCGTGAAGAACGCAACCGCCAACGTAAGCTAGAACAGCTAGAGCAGCGCATAGCGGAGTTGGAGCAACAGCTATCTGATTGGGAGCATAAGCTTACAGATCCGGAAGTATATCAAGATTATGTGCGCGCCCAAGAAGTTCAGCAACACATTGATGCATGCAAAGCTAATTTGAACGACGTTTATACAGAGTGGGAACAACTCATGGAATAG